Proteins encoded within one genomic window of Deltaproteobacteria bacterium:
- a CDS encoding GNAT family N-acetyltransferase, producing the protein MDAALRVQLADASHLVAVQGDTLAGRLEFFVAPPFELVLFHPTHVEAAALARVVSALATAARSHAAGLGAARLRWILEDRGDHAEALVALAPQLGFSHDVTKVLVRAPIERVVAAGGAALRAKTVLSPARGSKDPELIEALAEVLATSVTESDRKTDATEFLAQMEERCRADEVFFPEDWQLARVGERAAGFVLPAFADRSRQPATNLYLGVLPWARSRGLAQAMASRGMRAMQGRGATRYVDSCDVRNAPMRSVFARLGCSRIATQTIFTAPVIA; encoded by the coding sequence GTGGACGCAGCGCTGCGCGTGCAGCTCGCGGATGCGAGCCATCTCGTCGCAGTTCAGGGCGACACACTCGCTGGGCGGCTCGAGTTCTTCGTCGCCCCACCGTTCGAGCTCGTGCTCTTCCATCCCACGCACGTCGAAGCCGCGGCGCTCGCTCGAGTCGTCAGCGCGCTTGCCACCGCCGCGAGGTCGCACGCGGCCGGGCTCGGAGCCGCGCGGCTTCGCTGGATCCTCGAAGACCGCGGCGACCACGCGGAGGCGCTCGTCGCGCTCGCTCCGCAGCTCGGCTTCAGCCACGACGTGACGAAGGTGCTCGTGCGCGCCCCGATCGAACGAGTCGTCGCAGCTGGCGGCGCGGCGCTGCGGGCAAAGACCGTGCTCTCGCCCGCGCGCGGCTCGAAAGACCCTGAGCTGATCGAAGCGCTCGCGGAAGTGTTGGCGACGTCCGTTACGGAGTCCGATCGCAAGACGGACGCGACAGAGTTCCTCGCGCAGATGGAGGAGCGCTGCCGGGCCGACGAGGTGTTCTTCCCCGAAGACTGGCAGCTCGCCCGCGTCGGCGAGCGCGCGGCTGGGTTCGTGCTGCCCGCGTTTGCCGACCGAAGCCGCCAGCCGGCGACGAATCTCTACCTCGGCGTGCTGCCGTGGGCGCGCTCGCGCGGCCTCGCGCAGGCGATGGCGTCGCGCGGCATGCGCGCAATGCAGGGGCGCGGCGCGACTCGCTACGTCGACTCCTGCGACGTGCGCAACGCACCGATGCGCAGCGTCTTCGCGCGCCTCGGCTGCAGTCGCATCGCGACGCAAACGATCTTCACCGCCCCGGTGATCGCCTAA